From Microbacterium rhizosphaerae:
AAGACGCGCAGCAGAGCGAGGCGGCCGAGGAACGGGCTCGAGTCGAGGTTCGTGACCCACGCCTGCAGCGGAGCCTCGTCGTCGTAGCTCGGCGCGGGCACGTGCTCGAGGATCGCCTCGAAGAGGGGCTCGAGGTCGTCGTTGTCGGGCAGTTCGCCGTTGGCGGGGCGGTTGCGGGATGCGGCGCCGGCCCGGCCGCTGGCGTAGACGACGGGAACGTCGAGCAGCGCGTCGACGTCGAGATCCGGGACGTCGTCGTGCAGGTCGGACGCGAGCCCCAGGAGCAGGTCGTGGCTCTCCTCCTCGACCTCGGCGATCCGGGCATCCGGCCGGTCGGTCTTGTTGACGAGCAGGATGACCGGCAGCTTCGCCTCGAGCGCCTTGCGCAGCACGAAGCGCGTCTGCGGCAGCGGGCCCTCGCTCGCGTCGACCAGAAGCACGACGCCGTCCACCATCGACAGGCCGCGCTCGACCTCGCCGCCGAAGTCGGCGTGGCCCGGCGTGTCGATCACGTTGATCGTCACCGGGACATCGGTGTGCACGCCGTTGTAGGTGATCGCCGTGTTCTTGGCGAGGATCGTGATGCCCTTCTCACGCTCGAGATCGTTCGAGTCCATCGCACGCTCTTCGACGTGGACGTGCTCGCCGAACGAGCCGGTCTGGCGCAGCATGGCGTCGACCAGCGTCGTCTTTCCGTGGTCGACGTGGGCGACGATCGCGACGTTGCGGAGGTCCGAGCGGAGGGCATGCGCCATGACGGTGTCCTTAGATCGGGGGATGCGCCCGGAATCGGGCCACCCTCCATCCTACCGTCAGGCGCACGACCTCACTCGTCGTCGTCGGAGACGAGCCCGAGCGCCTCCAGCCGGAGCGCGCGTCGTGCGTGCTGGATCTCCGGATCCGGCACCGGCACCGCGGCCAGCAGGCGCTGCGTGTACGCCTCCTGGGGGTAGCGAAGGATCTGCTCGCGCGTCCCGACCTCGACGAGCTTGCCGTGCCGCATCACGGCGATGCGATCGGCCAGCACGTCGATGACCGCGAGGTCGTGGGTCACGAACAGGCACGCGAACCCGCGCTCGCGCTGCAGCTCGCGCAGCAGCTCCAGCACGGTCGCCTGCACGGACACGTCCAGGGCGCTCGTCGGCTCGTCGGCCACGAGCAGCCGCGGGTTCAGGGCGAGCGCGCGCGCGATTCCGACACGCTGCTTCTGACCGCCCGAGAGCTCGTGCGGGAAGCGGGACGCGTATTGACGCGGCAGGCGCACCGACTCCAGCAGATCCCGCACGCGCTTCTCGAGCGCGTTGCCCTTGACCTTCTCTGCGAGGAAGATCGGCTCGCCGAGAGACTGCCCGATCGTCATGCGGGGGTTCAGCGAGCTCGACGGGTCCTGGAAGACGATGCCGACGCTCTTGTGGAGGTGGTGGATGACCTCGCGCGTCGGCCTCGAGATGTCGACGCCGTCGACGACGAGAGAACCGGAGTGGATCGGCAGCAGACCGACCGTCGCGCGGCCGAGGGTCGTCTTTCCGGACCCGGATTCGCCCACGAGCCCGACGACCTCGCCCTCGTGGATCGTGAGGTCGATCTGGTCGGCCGCACGGAACGCCGGCACCCGACCACGCTTCGGGTACTCGATCGCGACGTCGGAGAACTGCACCACGACCGGGGCCTCGAGAGACTTCTCGTACTCGGCGAGGACGCGCTGGGCTTCGGCCGTCGTCGCGGCGGACTCGGCGTCCGCCAGCGCGGCGGTGATGTCGACCGCCTCGCTTTCGGCGCTGCCCTCTCCGAGACGGGGCACCGCATCGAGCAACGCCCGGGTGTAGGGATGCTGCGGATTCGCGAACACGTCCTTGACGTCGCCGCGCTCGACGATCTCGCCGTTGCGCATGACGATGATGCGTTCGCCCATGTCCGCCACGACGCCCATGTCATGGGTGATGAGCAGGACGGCGGTTCCCAAGCGCTCCTGCAGCGACCGCATGAGCTCCAGGATCTCCGCCTGCACCGTGACGTCGAGCGCCGTGGTCGGCTCGTCCGCGATGAGCAGCACGGGGTCGCACGCGACGGACTGCGCGATCATGGCGCGCTGACGCTGACCGCCGGAGAGCTGATGCGGGTAGGAGGCGAACGCCTTCTCGGGGTCGGGCAGCTCGACGAGGCTGAGCAGCTCGATCGCACGCGCGCGCGCCTCGGAGGGCGACATCCCGAAGTGCTGCCGCAGGGTCTCGATGATCTGGAAGCCGACCGTGAGGACCGGGTTCAGGGCCGTCATCGGCTCCTGGAAGATCATCGAGATCTGCTTGCCGCGCACGCGCGTCATGTCGCGCGGCTTGAGGCCGATCAGCTCGCGGTTGCGGAGCTTGACACTCCCCTTGACGCGCGCGTTCTGCGGCAGCAGTCCGAGGATCGCCATGGAGCTGACGCTCTTGCCCGAGCCCGACTCGCCGACGATGGCGAGAACCTCCCCCGGTGCCACCGAGTACGAGATGTTCTTCGCCGCGGGAACCCAGATGTTGTCGACGGCGAAGTCGACGGTGAGGTCCTTCACCTCGAGCACGGGACCGGTCTCGGTGCGAGGGGTGGTGGGTGCGGGGGTGGTCATGAACGGATTCCTTCCGCGCGGAGCGAGCCTGTGGGCACGAACACGCGCACTGACGATGGGAGGATGAACTCGTGGTTGAGAGCTCGCGACTGGTCTACCGATCGAACACGAACAAGGTCATCTCGATCGCGGGCTGGGCGGTGCTGGGACTCGCGGTCGTCGCCGCATTCCTGGCCGGACGGCCCAGCGCCGTGCTCGGACTCGTGCCGATCGCGACGATCGCGCTGCTGATCTGGGAGCTGTTCTGGCGTCCGGCGATCATCGTGGAGGACGACGGCGTGACGCTGGTCAACCAGTTCCACACCGTGGTCATCCCGTGGGCGAAGATCGTCGACGTGGATACCAAGTGGTCGATGACGATCGTCACGCCCGAGCGCCGCTACCGCGGCTCCGCGGCACCCGCGCCCGGCGCGATGTACCGCCCGAACCTGTCCGGAGCGGCTCGCACCGGTCGTGTCGTGGACGGGAGCATCAGCAAGGCCGACGCTCCCGGCACCGACTCGGGCGACGCCGCCACCATCGTCCGCCGACGGCTGCACGCGATGGCGGATGCCGGCACGCTGCCGATCGGTCAGGCGGAGTCGGTGAGTGTCACGACCCGCGTGCACTGGATGAGCATCGCGGTGCTCGCCGCCCTTCTTGTGGCGAGCATTCCCGCGTTGCTTCGCGCCTGACGGGGTCATATCCCACCGAGGGTCGCCTCGGTGGCTGCCCCTCCGCCCACGTCCTGCGGCTGCTGGTCAGGACCGTCCTTCACGCGACGGGTCGAGAAGCGCCGGCTGCGCGGGTCGAACGCCTGACGCAGCACGTCGCCGAAGATGTTGACGGACAGCGCGAGGGTGACGATGAACAGAGCCGGCCACCAGAACAGCCACGGCCGGACGGTGAACGCCGACTGGTTCGCGCCGATCAGCAGACCGAGCGACACATCAGGAGAGCGGATGCCGTAGCCGAGGAGCGAGATCGCCGCCTCGAGCAGGATCGCCGACGCTGCCAGCAGCGAGCCGGAGACGATGATCACACCGGTCGCGTTCGGCAGGATGTGCTTGAAGATGATGCGCGCATCCGAGGCGCCCGCCACGCGCGCCGCCTCGACGAACTCGCGCTCGCGCAGCGACAGGAACTCACCGCGCGTCAGACGTGCGATCACCATCCAGCTGAAGAACCCGAGCATGATGCCGAGGACCCAGACGCCGATCGCTCCGGCCCAGTTGCCGACGACCGCCGCGATGACGATGGCCGGGATCACGATGAACACGTCGGTGATGCGCATGAGCACCGCATCCACCCAGCCGCGGTAGTAGCCCGCGATCGCGCCGACGACCACGCCCGTCACGACCGCGAAGGTCGTGATCAGGATCATGGCGACGAACGAGTTCTGGATGCCGCGCATGACCATCGCGAAGTAGTCGCGCCCGATGCGGTCCTGTCCGAAGGGATGCTGACCGAGCGAGAAGGGCCACCACTGCAGGGTCGGCGCTCCGCCGTTCACGATCTTGGGAGACGGCGTGTAGTAGTTGTACGGCCACCACCCCTTGATCGGCCCGACGCCGATCGAGGACACCGACAGGATGAGAACCAGCACGAGCACGATCAGGGCGATGAGTCCGGCGCGCTGGCGCAGGAAGCGCCGCAGCACGAGGCGTCCCTGGCTGACGGGCTTCTCGGTGACGACCTCGTCGACGAGGCTGGGAAGGGAATCGGTCATCAGCGGACCCTCACTCTCGGGTCGAGCGCCGCATAGCTGAGGTCGGCGAGGAAGTTGAACGTGATGGCCATCACGGCGATCACCAGGAAGTAGCCCATGACCGGGTAGATGTCACCTGGCCCGAGCGACATCTGGAACAGCTGTCCCATGCCGGGGATGGCGAAGATGTACTCGGTGATGATCGCGCCGCCGAGCAGCGCTCCGAGGTCGGTCGCCACGAGCGTCGTGATCGGGATGAGCACGTTGCGGAACGCGTGCCGCACGACGACGACACGCTCGGGCATTCCCTTCGCGCGCGCCGTGCGCACGTAGTCCTGCCCCATGACCTCGATCATCCCGGCGCGTGAATAGCGCGTGTACTGGGCGAACGAGATCGCGAGCAGCGAGAGCGTCGGCAGCACGAGATGGAAGAACACGTCCAGCCCGCTGCGCCACATGTTGTTGGGGTCGTACCCCGGCGTGCCCGAGCCGACGGTCGCGACCGGGCGGCCGTTCGTGTCGTACATGTAGCCCGGGAACGACTGCATGAAGCGGTCGATCAGGATGAGCAGCGAGATGAGGAAGGCGAGGATGGCGCCGATCCGCATGTTCTGCTTGCGATCGTCACCGCCCACGAAGTAGCCGACGGCCAGTCCGACGACGATCGCCACGACCGCGAGGACGACGATGAGCAGCGGCGTCGCCCGGTCGAGCAGGCCCTGGATCGAGAAGTAGGTGATGATCCCGATGACGGCGACGATGCCGCCGGTCAGGAGCGCCCTGCGCTGGTGCAGCCCGGCGAGCAGCGCCACGAGGCCGACCGCCATCGCGATCGAGATGATCGGGAGCGCCACGGGCCCGATCGCGGGGGTCAGGAACCAGCCCGATGCGCTCATGTAGATCAGCAGACCCGACGTGATGACGAAGTTGATGCCGAATGCGATCAGCCGACGACGGGCATCCCCGCCGACGACGGCTTGGACGATGACGCCCATCACCACGCCTATCACGAGCGACACCCAGATAGGGATGACGGGATCCTGCAGGAAGTTGTTGTAGCCGATGGCGACGAAGCTCTTCAGCATCGCGGCCGCGAGGAAGGACGGCAGCGAGAACAGGAACAGGCTGATGACGGTGAAGCTGGAGTCGAATCCGCTGTTCTCGCGGATCGCGGAGAGGATGCCGGTCATCAGACCGAACAGGATCGCCAGGACGAGCGAGGCGGTCACCATCTGGACGGTGGAGCCCATGGCGGTGGGCAGCAGCTGGGTCACGGGCGCACCGTGGAACGAGACGCCGAGATCGCACTGATTGGCGAACGGGATGAGGCACTTCGCGACGCCGCCGAGCCACATTGCCCAGCGGACGGGTGCAGGCACGTCGAGGTGTGCGAGTTGAATACGGGCCTGGATGAGCTGCTGCTTGTTGGGCAGCGAGGACTGACGGAGATCCTCGAGCGGGTCTGTGGAGATCGCGACGAGGTTGAACATCACGAACGAGGCCGCGATGAGGATCAGTACCGAGACGCCGATCCGGCGGAGGACGAATCCGATCAAGGGGACTTCCTAGTTGTGGCAGGGAGCCGGCGGTCCACCGCGGATCGCGAGGAAGACCGGTCAGCAGAACAGAATACGCGAGCGTCGGGGGTGGCGCCCATCCGGACGCCACCCCCGAGCATCGTCACTTACTTGGAGCTGGTGCTGGTCTTGACGGACCAGTCCCACGTGTTCCAGACCGGACCGGTCTGGTTGCCCATGTACTTGACTCCCTGGATCTTGTCCGAGACGCCCCAGACACCGGCCGCCTGGAACAGCGGGAGGCCGTAGCCCTCGGTGAAGGCGATCTTGTCGATCTCCATCGAGAGGCTGTCGAGCTTCTTCGGGTCGAGCGTCGTCTGCGTGGCGAGCGCCTGGTCGTTCGCGGCGGTGAAGCCGTTGTAGTTGCCGCCACCCTGCGAGGAGAACAGCTGCGGGATCTGGGCGGTGCCCACACCCGGGCTGATCCAACCGAAGATCGAGGCGTCGTAGTTGCCCGCGGGCAGCAGCGACGACCACTTCGGGTCACCGCCGTCGATCACCTTGAAGCCGGCCTGAGCAGCCGAGGCCTGGATGGCCTGGAACTCGTCGACGCGGTTCGGGTTCTTCGTGTTGTAGAGGATCTTCACGCTCGGCGTGGCGCCCGCGAGGAGCTCCTTGGCCTTGGCGATGTCGACCTTGCTGTACGCGTCAGAGCCGTTCTGCTTGATCGTCGTCGCGTACTGGGCCTGGTTCGGCAGCCAGATCTGCGAGTCGAGCGGCTTGGCGGACGGGTTGATCGGCTTGACGATCGCGTCGACGATCTGCTGGCGCGGGATCGTCAGGAGGAACGCCTGGCGAACCTTCGGGCCCTTGAACACCGACGACTTGAAGTTCAGGTCGAGGTGGTCGTAGGAGACCTGGTTGCCCGTGAGGACCTGCGTGCCCGAGACGCCCTCGAGGGACTTCTTGGTGTCGGCGGATGCCTGCGGGTAGGCGATGTCGACCTCACCGTTCTGGAGAGCCGTGACCTGAGCCGCCGAGTCGCCGATGATGCGGAGAACGAGCGAGTCGATCTTCGGCTTCAGCGCACCCTTGTACTCCGGGTTCGGCTTCAGCTCGACCGACTGACCGGGCGTCCAGCCGGTGACCATCCACGGGCCGGACGAGACGAGGAGGTCCTTGTCGGTCGGGAAGCTCGTGATGTCGTAGCCGGTGTTCACGAAGGCCGCGGCCTTCTGGAGCGTGGCGTCCGGAGCGGCCGGGTTGGCCGGGTCGCCCTTCGGCAGCCCCTTCAGGAGGCTGGTCAGCGCCGCAGCGTTGGCCAGGCCCGCCTTCTTGGCGACGACGTGCGCCGGCTGTGCGAGCGGGTTGAAGAGCTCCCAGTCGACGTACGGGGTGCCGTACTTCAGGGTGATCGAACGATTGTCGTCGCCCACGGTCGGGAAGGCGGTCGAGTCGACGCCCGCGGTCGAACCCGCGATGGCGAAGTACTGCGTGCCCTTGGTCACGTTGCCGTCGGCGTCGAAGGTGGCCGAGTCGTAGTAGCCCGACCCGATCGCCCAGCCGAGGACCAGGTCATCGGCGGTGATGGGCTGGCCGTCCGACCACTTCGCGTCCTTGTTGAGGGTGTACTTGACCGTGAGCGGGTCGTTGGACACCTTCGTGTACGTGCCGAAGTCGGTGTTCTTGACCAGCTTGAAGTTGTTATCCGGGTAGTTGAAGAAACCCCCGGTCAGGTAAAAGATCTGGCCATTGGTGTCCAGGTTTCCCTGAGGTGTGTTCTGGTTGAGCGACGTCATGTCGTTGACCGTCGCGACGCGGACCGTGCCGCCCGTCGGTGCGGCGCTGGCAGTGTTGCCGGAGCCTCCCGTGGACGAGCAGCCCGCGAGTGCGAGAGCACCTGCGGCCGCAACCGCGACCACTGCTCCCAGGCGTGACTTCTTCAATGTTCCTCCTGTGCAAGGGGTTAGCGGCCGTGCAGGATCGTGCCCAGCCCCGGCCGCGGATAGGGACAGACTAGGTAACGTCCGACGGATGGTCAAAGAGCGTGTCGAAAACGTTACATACCCTTAACTCAACTCGAGCGGTGTGTGGCAATCTGACAACGCAGAAGGTGTATGGACGCAAGGAGTGCGCATGTCGAACGGAGCCGCCATCGCGCCTCCCCGGGTCGAACCGCTCAGCCGCCCTCGGGTCATCTGGGAGATCTGCCTCGTCCTCGCCATCAGCGTCGGGCAATCTGCCGTCTACTCGCTGCTCTCGCTCATCCGCTCCGCGCTGGCGACGACGCCGCTCGGTGACCAGCAGACACAGCTGAATCCCTCCCGTGACAAGGTCGCTTTCTGGGACGTTCTCTACCAGTTCCTGGATATCTTCTTCTCGCTGGCCATCGTCGCGCTGGTCGTGTACCTGCTCTGGGAGCCGGGCACGAATGCGCTGCGGCGCATCGGCCTCGACTTCAGCCGCTTCGGGCGCGACCTTCTGCGCGGCCTCCTGCTGGCGGCGGTCATCGGCATCCCCGGACTCGCCCTGTATGCGGTCGGACGCATCCTGGGATTCACCGTGGCGGTCGTCGCATCCCCGCTCGGCGCCGCCTGGTGGACCGTCCCGCTCCTGCTGCTGTCCGCACTGCGCGCGGGGCTGACCGAAGAGGTGATCTTCGTCGCCTACCTGACGGACCGGCTGTCGCGGCTCGGCTGGGGCACCTGGGGGATCATCTTCTTCTCGGCCGCCCTGCGCGGGCTGTACCACTCGTACCAGGGCCCCGGCGCCATCGCCGGGAACTTCGTGATGGGCGTGGTGTTCGCGTGGTGCTACCGCCGCTGGGGACGCGTCATGCCTCTCGTCATCGCCCACACACTGCTCGACACCGTCGCGTTCGTGGGCTACCCCCTCGCGGCCGCGCTGTGGCCGGGCGTGTTCGTCCCGCACAAGTAGGGATCGGTCGACGGGACGGGGCGGGCTGCCGACGCATCCCACCCCGCTCCGTTCCCCGGATGCCGCCTAGGCGAACGCCTCGACCGGCGGGCAGGCGCACACGAGGTTGCGGTCTCCCCACGCGTTGTCGATGCGGCGCACCGGCGGCCAGTATTTGGTGCGCACCAGCGTGTGCACGGGGTAGACCGCCGTCTCGCGGGAGTAGGGGTGCGTCCACTCCTCCGCGACGATCGACTCCGCGGTGTGCGGGGCGTTGACGAGGGGGTTGTCGTCCGCCGGCCACTCCCTCGCGCCCACCGCGATGGCCTCCGCCTTGATGGCGATCATGGCGTCGACGAAGCGATCGAGCTCGGCGAGGTCCTCCGACTCCGTCGGCTCGACCATGAGCGTCCCGGCGACGGGGAACGACATCGTCGGCGCGTGGAACCCGTAGTCGATGAGGCGCTTGGCCACGTCGTCGACCGTCACCCCGGTGTCGTCCTTCAAGGGCCGCAGATCGAGGATGCACTCGTGGGCGACGAGTCCGCCGGCTCCCGTGTAGAGCACCGGGTAGTGCTCGCGCAGACGCGCGGCGAGGTAGTTCGCCGCGAGCACGGCGGCGGACGTCGCATCCTTCAGCCCCGCGGCGCCCATCATGCGCACGTACGCCCACGAGATCGGGAGGATGCTGGCCGAGCCGTAGGGTGCGGCCGAGATCGGGCCGCCCTCGAACACGAAGCCACCCGCGTGATCGGCGCGCTGGGCGAGGTTGTGGGCCGGCAGATAGGGCGCGAGGTGCGCCTTGGCCGCGACCGGGCCTACACCCGGCCCGCCGCCGCCGTGCGGGATGGCGAACGTCTTGTGCAGGTTCAGGTGCGACACGTCGCCGCCGAGGTCGCCGAAGCGGGCGTAGCCGAGGAGCGCATTCAGGTTCGCGCCGTCGACGTACACCTGGCCGCCGGCGTCGTGCACGGCCTGGGTGATGTCGACGACATCCTGCTCGTACACGCCGTGCGTGGACGGGTAGGTGATCATGAGCGCGGCCAGCTCGTCGGCGTGCGCCGTGATCTTCGTGCGCAGGTCGTCGAGGTCGACGTTGCCCGCGTCGTCGCACGCGACGACCACGACCCGCATCCCCGCGAGGACCGCGGACGCCGCGTTGGTGCCGTGCGCGGACGACGGGATGAGGCACAACGTGCGCTGCGCGTCGCCGTTCGCGTGGTGGTAGCCGCGGATGGCCAGCAGGCCCGCCAGCTCGCCCTGCGAGCCGGCGTTCGGCTGCAGCGAGACCGCGTCGTACCCGGTGACCTCGGCCAGCCACGACTCGAGCTGCTCGATCATCGCCAGGTAGCCGTGCACGTCCTGCTCGGGCGCGAAGGGGTGCACGCGCGAGAACTCCGGCCACGACACCGCCGCCATCTCGGTGGCCGCGTTGAGCTTCATCGTGCACGAGCCGAGCGGGATCATGCCGCGGTCGAGCGCGTAGTCACGGTCGGCGAGCTGCTTCAGGTAGCGCATCATCGCCGTCTCGCTGCGGTGCGTATTGAAGACGGGATGCTCGAGGTACGCGTCATCCCGCATCAGCGATGCGGACACCGCACGCAGCGGCGTCGCGTCGGCGTAGGCCAGGTCGCGCACGTCGTTCTCGTCCGCCTCCGGCAGCCCCAACGCCCACGCGACGGCCGCCAGGTCGTCGGCCGTGGTCGTCTCGTCGACGGAGATGCCGACGGTCGCGTCATCCACCCAGTGCAACTGGAAGCCCTTCGACCGCGCGCGCTCGATCACCCGCCGGGACGGACCCGGCGTGACGACGCGGATGGTGTCGAAGAACGCGTCGGCGACGAGGTGCAGGTCGTAGGAGCGCAAGCGCTCCGCGAGCGCCTCGGCCTTGCGCGCGACCTCGGTCGCGATCTCGCGCAGGCCGTCCGGCCCGTGGTAGACCGCGTACATCGACGCCATGACGGCCAGGAGCACCTGTGCGGTGCAGATGTTCGAGGTCGCCTTCTCACGACGGATGTGCTGCTCGCGGGTCTGCAGGGAGAGCCGGTAGGCCGGGTGCCCGGTGGCGTCCTGCGAGACGCCGACGAGGCGGCCGGGCATCTGTCGCTCGATGCCCTGGCGCACCGCCATGTAGCCGGCGTGCGGGCCGCCGAAGCCGAGCGGGACGCCGAAGCGCTGGGTCGTGCCCACCGCGATGTCCGCGCCGAGCGAGCCGGGCGAGCGCAGCAGCGTGAGGGCGAGGAGATCCGCCGCGACCACCGCGAGCCCGCCTGCGCGGTGGACGGCGTCGATGACGCCCGACGGATCCCAGACGCGGCCGGTCGCTCCCGGGTACTGCACGAACACGCCGAACGGCTCGACAGGCTCGCCGACCGAGTTCGCGAACGGCGCGCCGTTCGCGAGGTCGGCCTCGACGATCCTGATGCCGACCGCGGCCGCACGCGCGTGCAGCAGCGACTTGGTCTGCGGGAAGGCGTCCGTGTCGACGACGAAGGTCGCCGAGGTGGACTTCGAGACGCGCCGGGCGGCGAGCATCCCCTCCACGACGGCGGTCGATTCGTCGAGCATCGACGCGTTGGCGGTCTGCAGCCCGGTGAGGTCGGTCACCATCGTCTGGAAGTTGATCAGCGCCTCGAGGCGGCCCTGCGAGATCTCCGGCTGGTACGGCGTGTACGCCGTGTACCAGGACGGGTTCTCGAACACGTTCCGTGCGATCACGGAGGGCGTGATCGTGTCGTAGTAGCCGAGGCCGATCATGGGGCGCGCGGTGCGGTTCTGCGAGGCCAGCGCGCGCAGCTCTGCCAGCGCCTCGGCCTCGGTCGCCGCCGGGGGGATGTGCGTCGTCTCGCGCGGCTGCGCGTGGATGGATGCCGGCACGGCGGCCTCGACGAGCGCCTCGACCGTGTCGTAGCCGACGACCTCGAGCATCGCGCGCTGCGCGGCGGCGTCCGTCCCGATGTGGCGATCGGTGAAGGCGGTCATGCAGCCCCCTCCGTGAGGGCGACATAGGCAGCGCGGTCGAGGAGGGCCTCGACCGCGGCCGGGTCGACCCGCACCTTGATGAGCCAGCCCTCGCCGAACGCGTCGGCGTTCACGAGCGACGGGTCGGCGTCGACGGCGCCGTTGACCTCGAGGACCTCGCCGGACAGCGGCGCGTACAGCTCGCCCACCGACTTGGTCGACTCGATCTCGCCGCACACGTCGTTGGCGCCGACGGCGGAGCCCACGGAGGGAAGGTCGACGTAGACGATGTCACCGAGCTGCTCCGCGGCGTAGTCCGTGATGCCGATGGTCGCGACATCGCCGTCGAGGGCGACCCATTCGTGCTCGGCGGTGTACTTGAGGGCGTCGAGATCGGTCATTTGTTCCTCCGGTAGAAGGGCAGGGCGGTGACGGTGGCGGGGATGCGGGTGCCGCGGACATCGATGGAGAGCACAGTGCCCTCCGCCGCCGCGGCGGGGGTGACGAAGGCCATCGCGATCGGGTGGCCCAGAGTGGGGCTCAGCGCCCCGCTCGTGATCTCGCCGACGACGTCGTCGCCGAGAAGAACGCTGTAGCCGGCGCGGCCGGCGCGCTTGCCGTCCGACGTGAGACCGACCAGGACGGTGGCGCGAGGCGCGGGCGTCGTGTGGCCCTTGCCGACGAAGTCCTCCTTGGCGTCGACGACGACGCGGCCGAGGCCGGCCTGGGCGGGCACGATCGCGCGCGACAGCTCATGGCCGTAGAGGGGCATGCCCGCCTCGAGGCGCAGCGTGTCACGTGCGGCGAGCCCGGCGGGCACCAGCCCGAGCGGCTCGCCAGTGGCGAGGAGCGCGTCCCACAGCGCGCCGGCGGCCTCGTTCGCGACGAGCAGCTCGAAGCCGTCCTCGCCCGTGTAGCCGGTGCGGGCGACGAACAGCCACGCGCCGTCGAACGTTCCCTCGCGCCACGCGTAGTAGCCGAGGGTGTCGAGGTCGGGGATCTGCACCCCGGGGGTCGCGCGAACGATCTGCTCGGCGATGGGGCCCTGCACGGCGATGAGCGAGAGGTCCTCGGTCGCATCCTCGATGATCGGCGCGTCGGCGCCGAACGTCAGCGACTCCCCGAGGAT
This genomic window contains:
- a CDS encoding ABC transporter family substrate-binding protein — encoded protein: MKKSRLGAVVAVAAAGALALAGCSSTGGSGNTASAAPTGGTVRVATVNDMTSLNQNTPQGNLDTNGQIFYLTGGFFNYPDNNFKLVKNTDFGTYTKVSNDPLTVKYTLNKDAKWSDGQPITADDLVLGWAIGSGYYDSATFDADGNVTKGTQYFAIAGSTAGVDSTAFPTVGDDNRSITLKYGTPYVDWELFNPLAQPAHVVAKKAGLANAAALTSLLKGLPKGDPANPAAPDATLQKAAAFVNTGYDITSFPTDKDLLVSSGPWMVTGWTPGQSVELKPNPEYKGALKPKIDSLVLRIIGDSAAQVTALQNGEVDIAYPQASADTKKSLEGVSGTQVLTGNQVSYDHLDLNFKSSVFKGPKVRQAFLLTIPRQQIVDAIVKPINPSAKPLDSQIWLPNQAQYATTIKQNGSDAYSKVDIAKAKELLAGATPSVKILYNTKNPNRVDEFQAIQASAAQAGFKVIDGGDPKWSSLLPAGNYDASIFGWISPGVGTAQIPQLFSSQGGGNYNGFTAANDQALATQTTLDPKKLDSLSMEIDKIAFTEGYGLPLFQAAGVWGVSDKIQGVKYMGNQTGPVWNTWDWSVKTSTSSK
- a CDS encoding PH domain-containing protein; amino-acid sequence: MVESSRLVYRSNTNKVISIAGWAVLGLAVVAAFLAGRPSAVLGLVPIATIALLIWELFWRPAIIVEDDGVTLVNQFHTVVIPWAKIVDVDTKWSMTIVTPERRYRGSAAPAPGAMYRPNLSGAARTGRVVDGSISKADAPGTDSGDAATIVRRRLHAMADAGTLPIGQAESVSVTTRVHWMSIAVLAALLVASIPALLRA
- a CDS encoding ABC transporter permease, with product MTDSLPSLVDEVVTEKPVSQGRLVLRRFLRQRAGLIALIVLVLVLILSVSSIGVGPIKGWWPYNYYTPSPKIVNGGAPTLQWWPFSLGQHPFGQDRIGRDYFAMVMRGIQNSFVAMILITTFAVVTGVVVGAIAGYYRGWVDAVLMRITDVFIVIPAIVIAAVVGNWAGAIGVWVLGIMLGFFSWMVIARLTRGEFLSLREREFVEAARVAGASDARIIFKHILPNATGVIIVSGSLLAASAILLEAAISLLGYGIRSPDVSLGLLIGANQSAFTVRPWLFWWPALFIVTLALSVNIFGDVLRQAFDPRSRRFSTRRVKDGPDQQPQDVGGGAATEATLGGI
- a CDS encoding ABC transporter permease; protein product: MIGFVLRRIGVSVLILIAASFVMFNLVAISTDPLEDLRQSSLPNKQQLIQARIQLAHLDVPAPVRWAMWLGGVAKCLIPFANQCDLGVSFHGAPVTQLLPTAMGSTVQMVTASLVLAILFGLMTGILSAIRENSGFDSSFTVISLFLFSLPSFLAAAMLKSFVAIGYNNFLQDPVIPIWVSLVIGVVMGVIVQAVVGGDARRRLIAFGINFVITSGLLIYMSASGWFLTPAIGPVALPIISIAMAVGLVALLAGLHQRRALLTGGIVAVIGIITYFSIQGLLDRATPLLIVVLAVVAIVVGLAVGYFVGGDDRKQNMRIGAILAFLISLLILIDRFMQSFPGYMYDTNGRPVATVGSGTPGYDPNNMWRSGLDVFFHLVLPTLSLLAISFAQYTRYSRAGMIEVMGQDYVRTARAKGMPERVVVVRHAFRNVLIPITTLVATDLGALLGGAIITEYIFAIPGMGQLFQMSLGPGDIYPVMGYFLVIAVMAITFNFLADLSYAALDPRVRVR
- a CDS encoding ABC transporter ATP-binding protein, whose amino-acid sequence is MTTPAPTTPRTETGPVLEVKDLTVDFAVDNIWVPAAKNISYSVAPGEVLAIVGESGSGKSVSSMAILGLLPQNARVKGSVKLRNRELIGLKPRDMTRVRGKQISMIFQEPMTALNPVLTVGFQIIETLRQHFGMSPSEARARAIELLSLVELPDPEKAFASYPHQLSGGQRQRAMIAQSVACDPVLLIADEPTTALDVTVQAEILELMRSLQERLGTAVLLITHDMGVVADMGERIIVMRNGEIVERGDVKDVFANPQHPYTRALLDAVPRLGEGSAESEAVDITAALADAESAATTAEAQRVLAEYEKSLEAPVVVQFSDVAIEYPKRGRVPAFRAADQIDLTIHEGEVVGLVGESGSGKTTLGRATVGLLPIHSGSLVVDGVDISRPTREVIHHLHKSVGIVFQDPSSSLNPRMTIGQSLGEPIFLAEKVKGNALEKRVRDLLESVRLPRQYASRFPHELSGGQKQRVGIARALALNPRLLVADEPTSALDVSVQATVLELLRELQRERGFACLFVTHDLAVIDVLADRIAVMRHGKLVEVGTREQILRYPQEAYTQRLLAAVPVPDPEIQHARRALRLEALGLVSDDDE
- a CDS encoding CPBP family intramembrane glutamic endopeptidase yields the protein MSNGAAIAPPRVEPLSRPRVIWEICLVLAISVGQSAVYSLLSLIRSALATTPLGDQQTQLNPSRDKVAFWDVLYQFLDIFFSLAIVALVVYLLWEPGTNALRRIGLDFSRFGRDLLRGLLLAAVIGIPGLALYAVGRILGFTVAVVASPLGAAWWTVPLLLLSALRAGLTEEVIFVAYLTDRLSRLGWGTWGIIFFSAALRGLYHSYQGPGAIAGNFVMGVVFAWCYRRWGRVMPLVIAHTLLDTVAFVGYPLAAALWPGVFVPHK